The following proteins are encoded in a genomic region of Thermococcus pacificus:
- a CDS encoding hydroxymethylglutaryl-CoA synthase produces the protein MGKLLKPNREVGIIGYGAYVPMYRIKAEEIGRVWGVSSFPIQEKSVPGLDEDTITIGIEAARNALKRAKIDPKLIRAVWLGTESKPYAVKPSGTVIAAAIGATPDLNAADFEFACKAGTEAIQAAIGFVGSEMADYAMAIGADTSQGRPGDHLEFTAAAGGAAYILAPKSSETVAYFEASYSYVTDTPDFWRRQHEHYPRHGNRFTGEPAYFHQIINAAKTLMEELDYSPSDFDYAVFHQPNVKFPLTAAKILGIPKEKVLPGLLSGIIGNTYSGATLVGVSAVLDIAKPGDRILWVSFGSGAGSDAFSLVVQDAIEEKRDLAPKTMDYVNRKKYIDYALYAKHRGKYIM, from the coding sequence ATGGGAAAACTCCTGAAGCCAAATCGCGAGGTTGGTATTATCGGCTACGGCGCCTACGTGCCGATGTATAGAATCAAAGCGGAAGAGATAGGAAGGGTTTGGGGAGTTTCGAGCTTCCCCATCCAGGAGAAGTCCGTTCCCGGTCTTGACGAAGACACCATAACCATAGGAATTGAAGCGGCGAGAAACGCCCTCAAGAGAGCTAAAATTGACCCCAAACTTATTAGGGCTGTTTGGTTAGGAACTGAGAGCAAGCCCTACGCGGTCAAGCCGAGCGGAACCGTCATAGCGGCGGCGATTGGGGCAACTCCAGATTTAAATGCAGCCGACTTTGAGTTCGCCTGTAAAGCCGGAACCGAAGCAATACAAGCGGCCATTGGCTTCGTCGGTTCTGAGATGGCCGACTATGCGATGGCGATCGGAGCGGACACCTCCCAGGGGAGACCTGGGGACCACCTTGAGTTTACCGCCGCGGCTGGTGGTGCCGCTTACATCCTCGCCCCCAAGAGTTCCGAGACGGTTGCGTACTTCGAGGCGAGCTATTCCTACGTAACCGACACGCCGGACTTCTGGAGGAGGCAGCACGAGCACTACCCGAGACACGGCAACCGTTTCACCGGCGAGCCGGCCTACTTCCACCAGATAATAAACGCCGCCAAGACCCTTATGGAGGAGCTTGACTACTCCCCGAGCGATTTCGACTACGCCGTCTTCCACCAGCCCAACGTCAAGTTCCCGCTTACCGCCGCCAAGATACTCGGCATCCCAAAGGAGAAGGTTCTCCCTGGACTGCTCAGCGGGATAATAGGAAACACCTACAGCGGGGCAACTCTCGTCGGTGTTTCGGCAGTTCTCGACATAGCCAAGCCCGGCGACAGGATTCTGTGGGTTTCCTTCGGTTCGGGAGCTGGAAGCGACGCCTTCAGCCTCGTTGTGCAGGACGCCATCGAGGAGAAGCGTGACCTCGCCCCGAAGACCATGGACTACGTGAACAGGAAGAAGTACATTGACTACGCACTCTATGCCAAGCACAGGGGCAAGTACATAATGTGA
- a CDS encoding TIGR00266 family protein — protein MRYSIEHRPSFSLVEIELDSGEAVQAEAGAMVHMSPNIRMETKAKGGVFGALKRSMLGGESFFINTFRAEGGPGTVGFAPSYPGDIEAFELDGTLYAQSGAFLASTEGIDIDTKWGGARTFFGREGLFLLKMSGKGTVFLSSFGAIYKKELRNERFVIDTGHMVAFTEGLDFNVRRVGGLKSTLFSGEGLVAEFYGTGTLYIQTRSLDSFLSWIIPHLPERD, from the coding sequence ATGAGATACAGCATAGAGCACAGACCAAGCTTTTCTCTAGTGGAGATAGAGCTCGATTCCGGGGAAGCCGTCCAGGCCGAGGCGGGGGCCATGGTACACATGAGCCCGAACATAAGGATGGAAACAAAGGCAAAGGGCGGCGTTTTCGGTGCCCTGAAGCGCTCCATGCTCGGTGGGGAGAGCTTCTTCATCAACACGTTCAGGGCAGAAGGCGGACCTGGAACAGTAGGGTTTGCACCCTCATATCCAGGGGACATAGAGGCCTTTGAACTGGACGGAACGCTTTACGCCCAGAGCGGTGCCTTTCTGGCAAGCACTGAGGGAATAGACATAGACACCAAGTGGGGCGGCGCCAGGACCTTCTTCGGAAGGGAGGGACTGTTCCTCCTCAAGATGAGCGGAAAGGGGACGGTCTTCCTGTCGAGCTTCGGGGCGATATACAAGAAAGAGCTCCGCAACGAGCGCTTCGTCATCGATACCGGCCACATGGTTGCCTTCACCGAGGGACTTGATTTCAACGTGAGGCGCGTTGGTGGTTTGAAGAGCACCCTCTTCAGCGGGGAAGGCCTCGTCGCCGAGTTTTATGGGACGGGGACGCTCTACATCCAGACGAGGAGCCTCGACAGCTTCCTGAGCTGGATAATCCCACACCTACCAGAGAGGGACTGA
- a CDS encoding fibrillarin-like rRNA/tRNA 2'-O-methyltransferase — protein sequence MRVKKHKFPGVYVFIDEDGSEKIATKNLVPGQKVYGERLIKAEGEEYRIWNPSRSKLGAAILNGLKNFPIRPGSTVLYLGVASGTTASHVSDIVGWEGKVFGVEFSPRVLRELVPIVEERRNIVPILGDATKPEGYRALVPKVDVIFEDVAQPTQAKILIDNARVYLKSGGYGMISVKSRSIDVTKEPEQVFNEVEKELSEYFEVIERLSLEPYEKDHALFVVRKP from the coding sequence ATGAGGGTTAAGAAGCACAAGTTCCCGGGCGTTTACGTCTTCATCGATGAGGACGGGAGCGAGAAGATAGCCACGAAGAACCTCGTCCCCGGTCAAAAGGTCTACGGGGAGAGGCTGATCAAGGCGGAGGGCGAGGAATACAGGATATGGAACCCGAGCAGGTCGAAGCTCGGCGCGGCGATACTCAACGGCCTCAAGAACTTCCCGATAAGGCCGGGCTCAACGGTGCTCTACCTCGGCGTTGCGAGCGGAACTACCGCTTCACACGTCAGTGACATCGTCGGCTGGGAGGGCAAGGTCTTCGGCGTCGAGTTCTCGCCGAGGGTTCTGAGGGAACTGGTCCCAATCGTCGAGGAGAGGAGGAACATCGTGCCGATACTCGGCGATGCAACCAAGCCAGAGGGCTACCGCGCGCTCGTTCCAAAGGTGGATGTAATCTTCGAGGACGTGGCCCAGCCGACCCAGGCGAAAATCCTCATAGACAACGCCAGGGTTTACCTAAAGAGCGGCGGCTACGGAATGATTTCAGTCAAGAGCAGGAGCATTGACGTGACGAAAGAGCCCGAGCAGGTCTTCAATGAAGTTGAGAAGGAGCTCTCCGAGTACTTCGAGGTCATTGAGAGGCTTTCGCTTGAGCCCTACGAGAAGGACCACGCGCTCTTCGTCGTTAGGAAGCCTTGA
- a CDS encoding C/D box methylation guide ribonucleoprotein complex aNOP56 subunit (functions along with aFIB and aL7a; guides 2'-O-methylation of ribose to specific sites in RNAs), protein MKAYIAENVRGVYAFDEDGNLIATRSFAGKPEISLDRLLKGEPVDELTELMDELGERGYTEFVVEDTELARNLKELGYSATAEFPNVAGEKLRSNPEEFLGEKWFDEYFSVGVALTRLRIQEQSGARDKMIIQAIEALDDIDKVTNLLVSRLREWYGLHFPELDEILPKHEQYVAFVSTVGAKENATEGRLKSLGLPEGKIEKILKAAEKSMGAPLGKFDEDIIKKLASEINDLYKLRKQIEDYLETAMDEVAPNLKALVGAKLAARLMSLAGGLRELAMMPASTIQVLGAEKALFRHLRSGAKPPKHGVIFQYPAINRSPWWQRGKIARALAGKLAIAARVDYFSGEYIAEELKQELEQRIQEIKQKYPNPPKRKAKPEKKKKEKFKGKGGKHEKGRKFEKKEKAKGKKEKGGKDKKPKKKKSKNKR, encoded by the coding sequence ATGAAAGCTTACATCGCTGAAAACGTCAGGGGTGTCTACGCCTTTGACGAGGACGGTAACCTCATCGCGACCAGATCTTTCGCTGGAAAGCCCGAGATAAGCCTAGACAGGCTTCTAAAGGGTGAGCCGGTTGACGAGCTTACGGAACTGATGGACGAACTGGGCGAGAGAGGGTACACAGAGTTCGTTGTTGAGGATACCGAACTCGCGAGGAACCTCAAGGAGCTCGGCTACAGCGCGACGGCGGAGTTCCCGAACGTGGCTGGAGAAAAGCTCCGCTCGAACCCGGAGGAGTTCCTTGGAGAGAAGTGGTTCGACGAGTACTTCAGCGTCGGAGTGGCTTTAACGAGGCTCCGCATACAGGAGCAGAGTGGTGCAAGGGACAAGATGATAATCCAGGCCATCGAGGCCCTCGACGACATTGACAAGGTCACGAACCTCCTCGTCTCCCGCCTGAGGGAGTGGTACGGTCTCCACTTCCCTGAACTGGACGAGATTCTGCCAAAGCACGAGCAGTACGTCGCCTTCGTGAGCACTGTAGGAGCGAAGGAGAACGCCACGGAGGGGAGGCTCAAGTCGCTCGGCCTCCCAGAGGGCAAGATCGAGAAAATTCTGAAGGCCGCCGAGAAGTCGATGGGCGCACCGCTCGGCAAGTTCGACGAGGACATAATCAAAAAGCTCGCGAGCGAGATAAACGACCTCTACAAACTGAGGAAGCAGATAGAGGACTACCTTGAAACTGCAATGGACGAGGTAGCCCCGAACCTTAAAGCTTTGGTTGGAGCGAAGCTGGCCGCGAGGCTCATGAGCCTTGCCGGCGGGCTTAGAGAGCTGGCCATGATGCCCGCCTCGACAATACAGGTTCTTGGAGCGGAGAAGGCCCTCTTCAGGCACCTCAGGAGCGGGGCCAAGCCACCCAAGCACGGCGTCATCTTCCAGTATCCGGCAATAAACCGCTCGCCCTGGTGGCAGAGGGGTAAGATAGCGAGGGCTTTAGCTGGAAAGCTCGCCATTGCCGCGAGGGTGGACTACTTCTCCGGTGAATACATAGCCGAGGAGCTGAAGCAGGAGCTAGAGCAGCGCATCCAGGAAATAAAGCAGAAGTACCCGAACCCGCCGAAGAGGAAGGCCAAGCCCGAGAAGAAAAAGAAGGAGAAATTCAAGGGCAAGGGCGGAAAGCACGAAAAGGGCAGGAAGTTCGAGAAGAAGGAGAAGGCCAAGGGTAAGAAGGAAAAAGGCGGGAAGGACAAGAAGCCCAAGAAAAAGAAGTCTAAGAACAAGAGGTGA
- a CDS encoding ribose 1,5-bisphosphate isomerase: MAVVKEVLEIAQEIKDMRIRGAGKIARSAAYALQLQAEKSTAKDVDEFWNEMKQAAKILYETRPTAVSLPNALRYVMHRGKVAYSSGADLEELRYVIITAAKEFIHNSEKAVERIGEIGAKRIEDGDVIMTHCHSKAALSVMKKAWDQGKDIKVIVTETRPKWQGKITAKELADYGIPVIYVVDSAARHYMKMTDKVVMGADSITVNGAVINKIGTALIALTAKEHRVWTMIAAETYKFHPDTMLGQLVEIEMRDPTEVIPEEELKTWPKNIEVWNPAFDVTPPEYVDVIITERGIIPPSAAIDILKEEFGWALKYSEPWED; the protein is encoded by the coding sequence ATGGCCGTGGTAAAGGAAGTGCTTGAGATAGCCCAGGAGATTAAGGACATGAGGATACGCGGTGCCGGAAAAATAGCCCGCTCCGCAGCCTACGCACTCCAGCTGCAGGCCGAGAAGAGCACCGCGAAGGACGTCGATGAGTTCTGGAACGAGATGAAGCAGGCGGCAAAGATTCTCTACGAGACGAGGCCAACGGCGGTTTCCCTTCCGAACGCGCTCCGTTACGTCATGCACCGCGGGAAAGTGGCCTACTCAAGCGGTGCTGACCTTGAAGAGCTCCGCTACGTTATCATAACTGCCGCCAAGGAGTTCATCCACAACTCGGAGAAAGCGGTCGAGAGAATAGGTGAGATAGGCGCCAAGAGGATAGAGGATGGCGACGTCATAATGACCCACTGCCACAGCAAAGCGGCCCTGAGCGTTATGAAGAAGGCCTGGGATCAGGGCAAGGACATAAAGGTCATCGTGACCGAGACGAGGCCGAAGTGGCAGGGCAAGATAACCGCCAAGGAGCTTGCCGACTACGGAATCCCCGTCATCTACGTCGTTGACAGCGCGGCGAGGCACTACATGAAGATGACCGACAAAGTCGTGATGGGAGCGGACAGCATCACCGTCAACGGGGCCGTGATAAACAAGATCGGAACGGCTTTGATAGCCCTAACCGCCAAGGAGCACCGCGTCTGGACGATGATTGCGGCGGAGACCTACAAGTTCCACCCAGACACCATGCTCGGCCAGCTGGTTGAGATAGAGATGCGCGACCCGACGGAAGTTATCCCAGAGGAGGAGCTTAAAACATGGCCCAAGAACATCGAGGTCTGGAACCCTGCCTTCGACGTTACTCCGCCTGAATACGTCGACGTCATCATAACCGAGCGCGGAATAATCCCGCCAAGCGCGGCGATAGACATACTCAAGGAGGAGTTCGGCTGGGCGCTCAAGTACAGCGAGCCCTGGGAGGACTGA